Genomic window (Sulfurovum sp. NBC37-1):
GGCAGAAGCGGTATCTCAAGCCAGGGAAGATGCGGCGTAGGGATGCCGTAAGAGAACTTCTTGGCAAAGAGGAAGTCTCCTATGAGCAGTGTACGTTTCATCGATCCGCTGGGGATGACGAAGGACTGTGCAACAAAAAAGATGAGTAAAAGAACGATGATAACTGTTCCTGTCCATGAGCTGGAAAATCGATAGGTGGCTGAAAGGAATTTTTTCAAGGTTTATGCCCTTTGTTTGGCGGATTTGAGTGTGTTGGAGAGAAGCATGGCAATGGTCATTGGGCCTACACCTCCGGGAACAGGGGTGATGTAGGAGCATTTCGGTGCGACATTCTTGAAGTCCACATCACCAACAAGTGAGCCATCCTCGATACGATTGATACCGATATCGATAACGATGGCACCCTCTTTGACCATATCTTCCTTGATGAGTCCGGGAACGCCTACTCCGACCACGACGATGTCCGCTTGGCTAGTGTGGGCTTTAAGGTCTTTGGTGAAGATATGGGTGATGGTCACGGTGGCATTGGCATTGAGCAGGAGGCTGGCCATGGGTTTGCCCACAATGTTACTGGCACCTACGACACAGACATCTTTTCCCTCCAGGTCTATCTCGTACTCTTCGAACATTTTCATGACGCCAAGCGGTGTACAGGCAACGAAACTGTCAAGTCCCGTCACCAGACGGCCGACGTTGTAGGCATGAAAGCCGTCCACATCCTTTTTGGGGTCGATCACTTCGAGGATCTTGTTCGTATCTATATGTTTTGGCAAAGGAAGCTGTACTAAAATACCGTCGATGCGTGGATTGGCATTCATCATCTCAATGGTAGCGATGATCTCATCCTGGGAGATAGTGTCTGGCATATTGTGCGTGATAGAATAGAAACCGACTCTTTCGCAGGCCTTGGCTTTCATATTGACATAGGCATGGCTTGCCGGGTCGTCTCCGATGAGCAGTACCGCAAGGCCTGGAACTATGTTCTTCACCTGCTTGAGTTCTTCTACCTCTTTCGCCACATTTTCCTGTACTTTATGTGCCAGGCTTTTACCATCGATAAGTTGCATAGCGCGCCCTTATATTTTTTTACGGTATTATATCGAAAATAGTTTATAGAGGTACTGCACGAGATGAAACGACTCCTATTTCTCCTACCGCTCCTGCTCTGTGCGGATGAAGATTTTATCTCTCATTATGAGTATGGTGAAATGCTCTATAATCAGCCCCGTGGTGTGAGCTGCGCAGAGTGTCACGGTGAGAGCGGTGAGGGGAAAGTCATTGTTGAGTTCAGGGATATTCACGGGAAAAAGGTCCTCAGAGGCCCTGACATCCGCAAAGAGAGCCTGACCTCTATGATCAACTCCGTTAACAGCTACCATAAGATCATGCCCCGCTATTACCTGACCGATGAAGAGGTAAAGGCGATCTACGACTACCTTCAGAAGAAAAACAGCGAATATCTCTGCGAGAGTGAAGAGGGGAATGCAACGAAATAGGTTATAATAATCCTTTAGGGAACCTCTAAAAATTTATAGAAGGACTTTGATATGCATCTTCACAGAACACTCATTACACTCTCCTTGACAGCCACTATGGCTTTGGCCTCTTCTTTGGCTGTCTATCGGGACAGTACCGTTTACGGTTATATTCCTCAAAACACCTTTATCGGTTTTGCCAAGAATGTTAAAGCCAAATGTAAAGGATATGAAACCGCACTTCTGACCAAAATAAACTGTCCTCCGGAGGATAGACTCTGCAAAGAGCTTAAAAATATCCAAAAGACAGCACAGGAACTCAAAGCGATACAAACCAATATTGCTTTGCTTAACACATTCGTTTCTCTGCCTCAACCCACTTCCCTCGATGCCCAGAGTTGGATAGAAGCTGCAAAACGGGTGAGTGGGGAACAGGCAAAGCTTTCCACTGATGAAAGGCGTCTCAAAGGAGAGCTTCAGCTCCAGACGCAGGATTTCAGAAGACAGGCACCGGTACAGAATGCACTCTATCTCTCAAAAGAATGTAAAGGTGACCTGACTGTTGAACTGCCATACGGACAGGTCGTCTTTTCCACCTACTATGAGGCACAGATCGAAGGTAACAAAGAGATAGAAGTAACGCAGTACCTTTCGGTAACGAACCACAGCGGCATAGATATAGAAGCGGAAGATGCGATGTTCTACTACAGAGCTGCACACCGTACGATATCGCCTGTACATTTCTCCCCCTGGATCGTGAGTAAATATGTGCTGCGCCCCAAACGTATGTATGCCAAAAAAGCTGCCGGTACCATGATGCAGAATGATGCAATGCTTTCAGCAGTTGCCGAAGTGAATGCCCCGGCACCAGTGGCAGAGTACCTTTCTGCAAGAGAATACTGGGTCAAAAATTTGTCTCTGCCTTCAACGGGTGAGCCGGTAAATGTACAGGTGACTTCCTGGAAAGCACTACTGAAATGTGCACTCAGGGCTTACCCGTATCGTATGTCCACTGCTTTTCATGTCTGTTCATTCAAACCCAAAACACAAATAGAACGTAACAGCTGGAAGATCAAAAATGGAGACACCATCATCAATGACCGTGCCATGGGTGAGTACGATGAAGAGAGATATCGTCTCTATACGGAGGCGGATCTCGATTTGAAAATTGTAAGAAAACCTCTGGTCAAAAAAGAGAGAACGACCGGTATCTTTGGAAGTACGGTGCGAAAGAAAGACGGATACACACTTACATTGACCAATAAATCTGATAAAAAAAAGATGTTGATCGTCACGGAACGTATACCGACCTCTACAACAAAAGAGATAAAAGTGAAACTTCTGGATATCAAGTCAAAGAAAAAAGTGGACTATAAAGTGCTGAAGGATGGTGAAGTGGAAATGAATGTGTCACTTGATCCGCATGAAACGAAGAAGATAGAAGTACTATTTGAGATATCTTATGATAAAGATTTGAAAATAAATTATTAGGGGAGTTTGAAAGTGCAGGCGGGATGCCTGCATATAAGTCTTAGAGTGGTGTTACGTTCTCAGCCTGTGGGCCTTTTTGACCTTCACCGATTTCAAATGTTACTGCCTGACCTTCTGCAAGAGTTACACGACCGCCATTGTCATTGTTTACTTGACGGAAATGTACGAATACATCGCTTCCACCATTCTCTTGTTGAATAAATCCGTAACCTTTTTCATCGTTGAACCATTTTACTGTTCCGTTTACTAATTCTGCCATTGTTATACCTTTGGTAATTTAAATTTGTGAAAACATTTAAATAGAGAGTCTTTCGGGGGTCTTGCAGGGCCTTAACACTAACATAACACTCAAAAGATGAACTCGATCCTCATCTTTCATCGGATATATTGTAGCTTCTTTTCTTAGAGTTAAGCTGATTTTATCAAAAAATTTTATGATTTTTGATATTTTTATTATATTTATGGTAAAAGCCAGAAAAAAACTTTGTCTTCATCGCCCGATGAGATCATGGCTTTTTCATTGATAAAGAGGATCTTGGTGGGTGTGGCATAGTGGCCTACAAGACGATCACCCTTACTTTTTGTCGCCGGATTGAAAAGCTGCAAATGATGTTCTATACCACTGGAGTAGACACCTGTAGTTGCCTTGGGGCTTAATCCCACACAATAGACAAGGAAATCGCTCTTGAGATGGTAGGAGTTGTCACTGTCTGTAAAATAAACCCCGACACGTCTGTCCTGACCTGCCGTAAGAATGACCCCATTGGCGTAAGCTACTTTATAGATGTTATCCACGTGTTCTTTGTCGTACACCTGGTCGATCTTTGAGGTATTGACATCGATAATCCTCACGGCACCGCTCTCATCGGAAATGACCATTTTGCTCTTATCATCGCTGAGTACCATGCCGCCCATGGTACTTTCCGAGATATGTTGTTCATATATGCGATAGTTCTCAAGATTGTCATAGAGGATGACATCCGACCCGAAGGTACCGAAGATGATCTTCCCCTCTTTGTTGAAAAAGGCGTTCTTTGGCATGATATGCTGATCCGAACCGATGATCTTCCTGAGATGCCCATTCTGTTCGATCCATACTTCCCTATAGGCATTGGAAGCAGAGGAGACCAATAGGGTTTTGTTTTGGTATCTGTCGATGGCATGTATGCGTGAAGGAACTTTGCCATTCTGTACTGTTTCAAGAGGAGGCAGGATGATCTGCCTGACGATCTTCCTGCTGCTCAGGTCGATCACATCCACCATGCCTGCATCGGTAGCGACATAGAGATAGCCATTATCTTCCACGAAATCACTTACGAGACCGGAAACTTCTATGGTCGCTACAGGGTGAATATCTTTTGCAGACAGAATGGACCATAGCAGAAAGGTCAGGAGTAAGAGTCTATGCATGAGGGAATTATAACATTTGGGTACCTATAATAACCCTAGATGCTCATAATGGGTTATTAGAGGTGACCATTTTATTTACTGAGTAGGGACTTGAGGAACTCTTCTCTTTTCTCTATGCCGAGCAGCGGTTTTTGGGTCAGGTCAGGATAGCTGCCGTCAAGCCCTTTCCCGTCATCGCCATGGCATCCTCCGCAGACACTGGTGTAGAACATGGCAGCATCTTTGGGGTAGGGTTCTTTACATTTCTGCCCCGAGAGTGACAGAACATAGCAGGCGATCTTGGGTGCATCTTTATGGGAAACAAATCCAGCTTCCATCTCGCCACCCGGAAAGTCAAACTGTTTTGATCCATGGTTGATGACGCTGGTAATATACGCTTTGGTATACCCAACTGTATGTATTTTTGCCAGTTCTTCTTCGGTATGCAGTGTGGTGTGTTTTTGTATGTGTTTCCTGTAGCTATCGGTCATTTCCTCTGCTTCACTCGTCTGTCCATCTTTCCGAAATGAAGCATTGTAGAAGGCATATACGATCACAAGCAGTATGGCCAGATAGGGGATCAGGTTTTTCATCGCACAATGATTATCTGGGAACTGTCAATATATTGTTGAGGTCTGGTAGGGAACCACCAAAGGTACAAAGTCTATTTTCCGCTCAGTCCATCTACTCCGTATCGCATTAAAAGTATTGCGAAGCTGTAGCACATCTCTGTAAGGCTTGTACAGGACTTTTGCCTGAAGTGTCTTCAGAATATGGTCAAGCTGTTTGGCGCTCATGCCATACATATATTTGATCTCCTGGCTCTGACTTTGCTGTGCAAGAACATTGAGTATTTTTCCATTGGGCAATTGCAGTTGAAAGATCTGCATTTTGGGTGACGAGTACAGAAGGCGGATCCTGCCTGCATCAAAAACAACCCGAGTAATGTATATGAGTGAGAACTGAAATTCATAATTGATGTCAGTCTGGGCATCTTCATACACGATGAAATTGCCTTCTTTGGTCTGCAGTACTTTTTGTGAGAGGAAAAGTGTACGGAAGTTCAAATTCTTTTTCGCCATCAGCCTGCCGTCCATCTGCAGGGTAGTATTGTTCACCTGCATGACAAGCTGTTGACCATTGTAGTCGATATTGGCAGTATTGCATCCGTTCAGCAACCATATCGCTACGCCGGACAAGAGCAGTGTTTTGAAAGTAGTCATACGATTTGTGACAGCTTCAACATAATATCATTGATCTCCTGGCCGGCTTTTTTCGCCAGTTTGTCTGCCTCTACTTTTGACTCGCCGTAAAGGTGGTAGAACTCTTTCTCTGCCTCTTCCCATTTGTCTTCAATATCCATTTTGGCCAGGTGTGCCTTGATCTCTGCAAGGTCGAACTCCTGTGCCGTATTTCTGGATACAGTATAAAGAAAACCTTCAGCACTGTCGCGGACATGCTCAAGTGCATCCCGGGCTTCCATCATGCCCAACTCACTTTTGAGCTCTGCTTCCTGTTCCGCTTCCTGCAGTTTTATCTTGATTTTCTCAAAGTATGATTTAAGATCTTTCCACACCAATTTGGCATCCTCGGAAAAATCCTCGTTCATATCTTCTATTTTCTCCTCAAGTACATCGATACTTTTCTTAGCTGTTTCAATGAATTCCTCATATTCTTTTTTCATGGTTTCTCCTAATAATTGAAATATTCCTTATTATAACATGCTATTGTTAACTGTTACCTCAAATCCAGAAATAGAAATTTGGGGTTACACAACATAAAGTAAAATAGCAAAAAAATGCAAGATAGACCCCAGCATTACAAAGAGATGCCAGATGGTATGGAAATGGGTAATACTGTCCTTAATATAAAAGTAAACACCGCTACTGTATGCCAAACCACCTGCAACGATAAGCCAAAACCCTATGGGATCGATATGTGCTTTAAAGGTAGAAAAGTCAAGAACGATCAGCCAGCCCATGACAAGATAGGCGATCAGGGAGAGCAGTTCAAAACGGCCAACATAGATGAATTTCAGTGCGATGCCTATAACAGCGATACCCCATTCAAGTCCGAAGAGCACCCATCCTGTCGTACCACCGATGGTAAGAAGTGCAATAGGTGTATAGGAACCTGCGATCAGTATGTAGATAGAGGCATGGTCAAAAATCTGAAAAAGATGTTTGGCTTTGTTATGGGTGAGGGCATGATAGAGGGTTGAACTGCCGTATAGTACCATGAGTGACGAACCGTAGATCGCTGCGGAAGTTATATGCAGGGCACCGTGTCCGTGCATTACCACAAACGTGACAAGTAGTACCAGGGCAGCGATGCTCAAGGTAAAACCGATACCGTGTGTTACGGCATGCCATATCTCTTCGATGAGAGCAAAATTATTGACTTCATTGCTCATAATTTCATTCTACCTATTCCAGCATACGAAGCCAGATTTCCACATCGGCATCACTCGGCATCTTCCAGTCAGCTCTCGGGCTGAGGGAGATCGTCCCGACTTTAGGGCCGTCAGGCATGCATGAACGTTTGAATTGCTGAGTGAAGAAACGTTGCAGAAAGACTTTGAGCCACTTTGTCACTGTTTCTTCATCGTATTCAATATCAAACGCTTTCATCGCAAGAAATCGGATCTTGTCAGGCTTTGCACCATACTTGATGAAGTGGTACAAAAAGAAGTCATGCAGTTCATAGGGACCGACGATCTCTTCTGTCTCCTGAACGATCACATCATCACTGTGCGGCAGAAGTTCCGGACTGATGGGCGTATCGAGAATGTCATCGATGATATCTGCGATGGCTTTATTCGATTTATAGTATTCGATCACATATCTGATAAGTGTTTTCGGGATGCCGGAATTCAGTGCATACATACTCATATGGTCGCCGTTGTAGGTGCTCCAGCCAAGGGCGATCTCGCTCAGGTCACCGGTACCGATGACAAGTCCGCCTTCCTGGTTCGCCATGTTCATCAGTATGGAAGTACGTGCTCTTGCCTGTACATTTTCGTAAGTAACACTCAATTCTTCAGGGTTGTGCTCTATGGCGTCAAACTCTTTGAGGGAAATGTCTGTAATATCTACCTCTTTGAGTGTCACTCCCAATGCTTCACAAAGCTTGACTGCATTGGACTTGGTTCTGCTTGTCGTACCGAAGCCGGGCATGGTCACGGCAATGATGTTCCTGCTGTCCCATCCCATTATTTCGAAAGCCCTGTATGTCGAGAGCAGGGCAAGGGTCGAGTCAAGTCCGCCCGAGATGCCCATGAGTGCCTTTTTGATGTGGGCATGCGTCATACGCTTGATCAGGCCGTGTGCCTGGATATGGATGATCTCGTCACATCGGAGCTTTTTGTCTGTATATCGGGAAGGAACGAACGGCGCAGGTGTGATGTCCCGTTGCAGCTCAGACATCATTGGCAAAGATTTTAGTTTGATGAGACGCGTTTTTTTACGTCTGCCGTCACTGTAGCTTGATTCATTGATACGCAGCCATCGCATACGTTCTAGGTCGATGTCGGCGGTTATCAGTGAACTTTCAAGGCTGAAGCGTTCATTCTGTGCAAGGGTAGTCCCGTACTCGGAGATGATGGCATGTCCTCCATAGACGGTATCGGTGGTCGACTCACCCACACCTGCAGAGCTGTAAACATAAGCAGCCATACATCTTGCACTCTGTGTACGGACCAGCTCTTCACGGTATTCGTGCTTGCCTATGAGTTCATTGCTGGCACTCAGGTTGAAGAGCAGGTTGGCTCCATTGCTTGCCATATGGTTGCTTGGCGGGGTCACTGCCCAGAGGTCTTCACATATCTCTACGCCGAAAGTCATATTCCGACCGTCGGTAAAGAGCAGGTCTACACCGAATGGTACCTCTTTTCCGAGGAGTTCAGTGGCGGTCCGTACAATATCCCGGCCACTGACAAACTGCCGCTTCTCATAGAACTCTTTCTTGTTCGGCAAGTAGGATTTCGGGATAATGCCCAGTATCTCCCCTCCCTGCAGGACAGCAGCACAGTTGTAGAGCCTGTCTGCCTCAAGCAAAGCGATACCGAGGATCACAATGGTATCGAGTTCTTCAATATTATTTAATATATATTGAAGAGATTCATTCTGTGAAGCAAGCAGCGTCTGGTTGAGAAAAAGATCACTGGCAGTGTATCCGGTAAGGGTAAGTTCCGGGAATACAACGACACTAACCTCTTTGTCGGCTGCTTCTTTAATGAGTGTGAGTATTTCTTCAGCATTTTTCTGAGGGTTGGCAACCGTGGTTTTGTTGACTGCTGAGGCAACTCTGTAAAATCCAAACATGCTCTTCCTTGGGCGTAGGGTGCGTAATCACGCACCTTACAGATATTAATTTTTCTCTTTATGAATTTCGATTCCTAGAATATCGTCATTCTGTTCGATCTTGTCAAGTACCATGAAACTCTCTGTATCGTCTTCGTCTATTGCACCGAATACCGTATGAACACCGTTCAGGTGGGGGCATGGAGCAAAGCAGAGGAAGAACTGGCTTCCGCCCGTATTGGGACCGGCATGTGCCATGGAAAGAGAACCTCTTCTGTGCGGGTGGTTGCTGGTATCCGTCTCGCAGTCTATCTGCCAGTCCGGTCCGCCTGTTCCGGCCATTGCGGGGTTACCGGTGGGACCAGAGTGAGGACATCCGCCCTGAGCCATGAAACCGGGGATCACTCTGTGGAACTTCAGGTTGTCATAGAATCCTTCATTCGCCAAGTGCGCGAAGTTCGCAACCGTATTGGGAGCATCGTCCGGGAAAAGTTTGACCCAGATATCTCCTTTGCTTGTCTTGATCTTTGCATATTGGTATGTTTCCATTACATCCTGTGGGATGTCATATCTTTTTGATTGTTTTCCAAACATGTTGTTTAGTCCTTAATTAGTTATTTTAGGCTATTATTATACCAATATAATATTAGGGGTCATTACCATGGAACTGTGTGTAGCACTCGATCTGCCTTCAGCCAAAGAGAATCTTGCACTGGCGGAATCACTCAAAGCGTATAACGTATGGATGAAAGTGGGTTTCAGGGCCTACATACGTGACGGTAAACCGTTCATCGAAGCGCTCAAAGCCATCAATCCGGACTTCAGGATATTCCTTGATCTCAAACTCTATGACATACCCAATACCATGGCCGATGCGGCTGAAGAGATAGCCAAACTCGGCGTGGATATGTTCAACATCCATGCCAGTGCCGGAGCAGTTGCCATGAAGACGGTGATGGAAAGACTCTCTTCGTATGAAAAGCGCCCATTGGTCCTTGCGGTGACCGCCCTGACATCGTTCAATGAAGAGAATTTCCGAATGATCTATGAAAAAGGCATCGATGAGAAGGCGGAACAGTTCGCCAGAATGAGTTTTGAGAACGGTCTGGACGGTGTGGTCTGTTCGACCTTTGAGAGCAGGGCGATTAAAAATGCCACCAGTGACGACTTTTTAACGCTCTGTCCGGGTATCAGACCTTTTGGAGAAGATGCGGGGGACCAGCAGCGTGTCGCGACACTGGAACTCGCAAATGAAGAAAGGGTGGATTTCCCTGTCGTGGGAAGGCCCATCTACAAAGACAGCGACCCCAAAGGAAAAGTGGAAGAGATACTGAAGCTGATCTCTACTTTTTAGTTTCGCTGCTTTGCTTCTTTTTAACCTTTGAGGGGTCTGCCATCTCTGTGGCGTTTTTCAT
Coding sequences:
- a CDS encoding NAD(+) synthase, with product MFGFYRVASAVNKTTVANPQKNAEEILTLIKEAADKEVSVVVFPELTLTGYTASDLFLNQTLLASQNESLQYILNNIEELDTIVILGIALLEADRLYNCAAVLQGGEILGIIPKSYLPNKKEFYEKRQFVSGRDIVRTATELLGKEVPFGVDLLFTDGRNMTFGVEICEDLWAVTPPSNHMASNGANLLFNLSASNELIGKHEYREELVRTQSARCMAAYVYSSAGVGESTTDTVYGGHAIISEYGTTLAQNERFSLESSLITADIDLERMRWLRINESSYSDGRRKKTRLIKLKSLPMMSELQRDITPAPFVPSRYTDKKLRCDEIIHIQAHGLIKRMTHAHIKKALMGISGGLDSTLALLSTYRAFEIMGWDSRNIIAVTMPGFGTTSRTKSNAVKLCEALGVTLKEVDITDISLKEFDAIEHNPEELSVTYENVQARARTSILMNMANQEGGLVIGTGDLSEIALGWSTYNGDHMSMYALNSGIPKTLIRYVIEYYKSNKAIADIIDDILDTPISPELLPHSDDVIVQETEEIVGPYELHDFFLYHFIKYGAKPDKIRFLAMKAFDIEYDEETVTKWLKVFLQRFFTQQFKRSCMPDGPKVGTISLSPRADWKMPSDADVEIWLRMLE
- a CDS encoding PAQR family membrane homeostasis protein TrhA, whose amino-acid sequence is MSNEVNNFALIEEIWHAVTHGIGFTLSIAALVLLVTFVVMHGHGALHITSAAIYGSSLMVLYGSSTLYHALTHNKAKHLFQIFDHASIYILIAGSYTPIALLTIGGTTGWVLFGLEWGIAVIGIALKFIYVGRFELLSLIAYLVMGWLIVLDFSTFKAHIDPIGFWLIVAGGLAYSSGVYFYIKDSITHFHTIWHLFVMLGSILHFFAILLYVV
- a CDS encoding peptidylprolyl isomerase, with the translated sequence MFGKQSKRYDIPQDVMETYQYAKIKTSKGDIWVKLFPDDAPNTVANFAHLANEGFYDNLKFHRVIPGFMAQGGCPHSGPTGNPAMAGTGGPDWQIDCETDTSNHPHRRGSLSMAHAGPNTGGSQFFLCFAPCPHLNGVHTVFGAIDEDDTESFMVLDKIEQNDDILGIEIHKEKN
- a CDS encoding DUF4139 domain-containing protein → MHLHRTLITLSLTATMALASSLAVYRDSTVYGYIPQNTFIGFAKNVKAKCKGYETALLTKINCPPEDRLCKELKNIQKTAQELKAIQTNIALLNTFVSLPQPTSLDAQSWIEAAKRVSGEQAKLSTDERRLKGELQLQTQDFRRQAPVQNALYLSKECKGDLTVELPYGQVVFSTYYEAQIEGNKEIEVTQYLSVTNHSGIDIEAEDAMFYYRAAHRTISPVHFSPWIVSKYVLRPKRMYAKKAAGTMMQNDAMLSAVAEVNAPAPVAEYLSAREYWVKNLSLPSTGEPVNVQVTSWKALLKCALRAYPYRMSTAFHVCSFKPKTQIERNSWKIKNGDTIINDRAMGEYDEERYRLYTEADLDLKIVRKPLVKKERTTGIFGSTVRKKDGYTLTLTNKSDKKKMLIVTERIPTSTTKEIKVKLLDIKSKKKVDYKVLKDGEVEMNVSLDPHETKKIEVLFEISYDKDLKINY
- a CDS encoding c-type cytochrome, whose product is MKRLLFLLPLLLCADEDFISHYEYGEMLYNQPRGVSCAECHGESGEGKVIVEFRDIHGKKVLRGPDIRKESLTSMINSVNSYHKIMPRYYLTDEEVKAIYDYLQKKNSEYLCESEEGNATK
- a CDS encoding cold-shock protein, whose translation is MAELVNGTVKWFNDEKGYGFIQQENGGSDVFVHFRQVNNDNGGRVTLAEGQAVTFEIGEGQKGPQAENVTPL
- the folD gene encoding bifunctional methylenetetrahydrofolate dehydrogenase/methenyltetrahydrofolate cyclohydrolase FolD; the encoded protein is MQLIDGKSLAHKVQENVAKEVEELKQVKNIVPGLAVLLIGDDPASHAYVNMKAKACERVGFYSITHNMPDTISQDEIIATIEMMNANPRIDGILVQLPLPKHIDTNKILEVIDPKKDVDGFHAYNVGRLVTGLDSFVACTPLGVMKMFEEYEIDLEGKDVCVVGASNIVGKPMASLLLNANATVTITHIFTKDLKAHTSQADIVVVGVGVPGLIKEDMVKEGAIVIDIGINRIEDGSLVGDVDFKNVAPKCSYITPVPGGVGPMTIAMLLSNTLKSAKQRA
- the pyrF gene encoding orotidine-5'-phosphate decarboxylase, with product MELCVALDLPSAKENLALAESLKAYNVWMKVGFRAYIRDGKPFIEALKAINPDFRIFLDLKLYDIPNTMADAAEEIAKLGVDMFNIHASAGAVAMKTVMERLSSYEKRPLVLAVTALTSFNEENFRMIYEKGIDEKAEQFARMSFENGLDGVVCSTFESRAIKNATSDDFLTLCPGIRPFGEDAGDQQRVATLELANEERVDFPVVGRPIYKDSDPKGKVEEILKLISTF
- a CDS encoding nitrate reductase, with amino-acid sequence MHRLLLLTFLLWSILSAKDIHPVATIEVSGLVSDFVEDNGYLYVATDAGMVDVIDLSSRKIVRQIILPPLETVQNGKVPSRIHAIDRYQNKTLLVSSASNAYREVWIEQNGHLRKIIGSDQHIMPKNAFFNKEGKIIFGTFGSDVILYDNLENYRIYEQHISESTMGGMVLSDDKSKMVISDESGAVRIIDVNTSKIDQVYDKEHVDNIYKVAYANGVILTAGQDRRVGVYFTDSDNSYHLKSDFLVYCVGLSPKATTGVYSSGIEHHLQLFNPATKSKGDRLVGHYATPTKILFINEKAMISSGDEDKVFFWLLP